A single window of Malus sylvestris chromosome 5, drMalSylv7.2, whole genome shotgun sequence DNA harbors:
- the LOC126621744 gene encoding probable methyltransferase PMT3 has translation MSRGRADGIPKKRLVTSVLVLVIICGLLYLYSKKNGSSGLEYGSKIRKFGSTYLGADEDVDESPPKLGEDEEDGVILKSIPVCDDRHSELIPCLDRNLIYETRLKLDLSVMEHYERHCPVPERRYNCLIPPPPGYKIPIKWPKSRDEVWKANIPHTHLATEKSDQKWMVVKGEKIGFPGGGTHFHYGADKYIASMANMLNFPNNILNNGGSLRTVLDVGCGVASFGGYLLSSDIIAMSLAPNDVHQNQIQFALERGIPAYLGVLGTKRLPYPSRSFELAHCSRCRIDWLQRDGILLLELDRVLRPGGYFAYSSPEAYAQDEEDLKIWKAMSALVERMCWKIASKRNQTVIWVKPLTNDCYMERPPGTQPPLCRSDDDPDAVYNVKMEACITPYSEQNHRARGSGLAPWPARLTTPPPRLGDFGYSSDIFEKDMEVWQQRVENYWNLLSPKISSDTIRNVMDMKANLGSFAGALKNKDVWVMNVVPEDGPNTLKIIYDRGLIGSVHNWCEAYSTYPRTYDLLHAWTVFSDIERKECSGVDLLIEMDRILRPKGFIIVRDKRKVVEFINKYMKALHWEAVATADAEGGSELDDDVVFIIQKKIWRTSESFRNVE, from the exons ATGTCACGGGGAAGGGCTGATGGGATCCCAAAGAAACGTTTGGTCACCTCAGTTCTTGTTTTGGTGATCATTTGTGGTCTCCTATACTTGTATTCTAAGAAAAATGGTTCCTCTGGTCTCGAGTATGGCAGTAAGATAAGAAAATTCGGTTCTACTTACTTGGGTGCGGATGAAGATGTTGACGAGTCACCTCCCAAACTTGGTGAAGATGAAGAGGatggtgttatattgaagagCATACCG GTTTGTGATGATAGACATTCAGAACTGATTCCTTGCTTAGACAGAAACCTTATTTATGAAACAAGGTTGAAGTTGGATCTGTCTGTGATGGAGCATTACGAGAGACACTGCCCAGTGCCTGAAAGGCGATATAACTGTTTGATTCCACCCCCTCCTGGATATAAG ATCCCAATCAAGTGGCCTAAAAGCCGAGACGAGGTATGGAAAGCAAATATACCTCATACGCACCTTGCAACTGAGAAGTCTGACCAAAAGTGGATGGTTGTCAAAGGTGAAAAGATTGGATTTCCTGGAGGAGGTACTCACTTCCATTATGGAGCTGACAAGTACATCGCATCAATGGCTAAT ATGCTCAACTTTCCTAACAACATTTTAAATAATGGAGGAAGTCTCCGAACGGTCCTTGATGTTGGTTGTGGTGTTGCTAGTTTTGGAGGATACCTGCTTTCTTCTGATATTATCGCAATGTCTTTGGCACCTAATGATGTTCATCAAAACCAGATCCAGTTTGCATTGGAGAGAGGAATTCCTGCGTATCTTGGTGTTTTGGGGACCAAGAGACTCCCTTACCCAAGTAGATCTTTTGAACTGGCACATTGTTCTCGCTGTAGGATTGATTGGCTTCAAAGGGATGGGATACTTCTCCTTGAGTTGGATAGGGTACTTAGACCAGGAGGTTATTTTGCCTACTCATCTCCTGAAGCGTACGCACAGGATGAAGAGGATCTTAAAATTTGGAAAGCGATGAGTGCCCTTGTGGAACGGATGTGCTGGAAAATAGCTTCCAAAAGGAACCAAACTGTTATTTGGGTCAAGCCGCTGACGAATGATTGTTACATGGAAAGACCCCCTGGTACTCAACCACCCCTCTGCAGGTCTGATGATGATCCAGATGCTGTCTATAATGTGAAAATGGAGGCTTGTATCACACCATACTCTGAGC AAAACCATAGAGCAAGAGGAAGTGGTTTAGCTCCTTGGCCTGCTCGATTGACTACACCTCCTCCTCGTCTTGGTGATTTTGGCTACTCCAGTGATATATTTGAGAAGGACATG GAAGTTTGGCAACAAAGAGTTGAAAATTACTGGAATCTTTTGAGCCCAAAGATTAGTTCCGACACAATAAGGAATGTGATGGACATGAAGGCAAACCTGGGTTCATTTGCAGGGGCTTTGAAGAACAAAGATGTTTGGGTTATGAATGTGGTGCCAGAAGATGGACCTAACACACTTAAAATAATATACGACAGAGGACTGATAGGCTCAGTACACAACTG GTGTGAAGCCTACTCAACCTACCCACGAACTTACGATCTACTTCACGCTTGGACTGTCTTCTCCGATATTGAAAGGAAAGAATGCAGCGGCGTTGATTTGTTGATTGAGATGGATCGCATCCTGAGGCCCAAAGGTTTCATCATTGTGCGCGATAAGCGGAAGGTGGTGGAGTTCATAAACAAATACATGAAGGCGTTGCACTGGGAAGCAGTGGCAACCGCTGATGCGGAGGGAGGCTCCGAGCTAGATGATGATGTGGTGTTTATCATCCAGAAAAAGATTTGGCGTACGAGCGAGAGCTTTAGAAATGTAGAATAG